Within the Periplaneta americana isolate PAMFEO1 chromosome 6, P.americana_PAMFEO1_priV1, whole genome shotgun sequence genome, the region TGATCAATGGGTTTAACCATGCTTTGGGTGGTGGCAGAAGTTTATCTTGAATTGGACCACTCACCTTAGTGTAAGCCAAGATTAAGAAAGTATGACGAGTTCAATGAATGATGCATAGCTCTAAAATTACGTTCATTAATTCTTCACACTGATTTCACTAGAACAAACTGAATGAAATATGACATGATCAGAGCCACCAATAGGAGGGGGACGGACAGCACTTGGGTGCGGGGGGGGGACTGGccagatttttatatattttagggaAAGAAAGATAGAAGTTATTTTCAAGActctcctttttttttaaatgaaagaagaattctgttaaattacatattattattcaaataataattatacatgggttggataaaaagtaatggcaacagttcgatatttctgacatggctttattcacaagggtacaacatttacgtatcttaaatatagtcgcccccccttatttatcaccttttgccaaatgtttggaaggcatcGTACACCACCAgcacgtccatctttgttgatgttccataTTGACTGCCCTAAAgcatggataagttcatctctggtattgtaccgggtccctcgcagtggttctttcactttggcgaagagatcgtaattgcatggactcatatcgggtgagtacggaggatgttccagaatctcccatttccagcgacgcaagaggtccttgacagcagcagcggtatgactctttgcattatcatgaagaatgatggggttctgtacccccaagtgtcgtcgttttctcctgagttCATTTGACTGGTGTTTTAAGTTTGGTTCGTacgagcgagcccaggtttcgtccatagcgacgatttgtccaagaaagtcgtcaccttccctttggtaccagtccaacaaggccttcctgaaacgctttaacccatcatgCCATTCTGCGATATGGCAatgctgcatcgccacatgcttcacgcagtccctgaaaacattcttgtgcattacgacctcgtgccatttcaattttgatccaggaatgttgctctagttttgtaacaTGGTCTTAGGGCGTtcacactatccctatgaaagtcaacgttctacacattgcagtagattgacagagtactgtcgccgctggctgcactaactacGGCTGGCAGCTCTCaaacgcaccatcgtcatgtgacagcagtgttgccattactttttatccaacctatgtattaaTGTTTTCATCAAATTTTAAGAAGTAGGCTACTATTAAAGAGTTAAGACTGAAGTAGCCTATTTTACAAATGTTTCTAAAACTGTAGGATACAACTGTATAATTAAATCATTCACCTGAATAATGTCGTAACCAACATTTTTGTTGAATATGAGATAAAAGATAGAACTGTCCTGCATACAATGGCAAACTTTGTTTTTGCCTATATCAGCAGTTGGCACCATTACAGATATTTTGAATTACTGTTTAGCCGAacgttataatttttacaatttttttactttcctgtaaaatttacttctTGTTGGTTACAACGTTGTTTGGGTGAATGATTCAATTATTAATTAGACTACATTATAATGACTTAGTTATATCTGCACATTAATTTTTCttaagtatatttttaatattttcactgaattgtacctgcatttatttttaaaattacttcttctttttttttaatgattgtaAGACTGattattaaacatgtttatgaactgggttcttttatttctcttgttcaaatatatttcattttcagtaaCTTGTGGTTGCCAGACATCATAATAAAGTTTCCTTAGCTTGTTGccttaaaggtacggtcacacatcactacttttgctgtgcaacttttgtactgcagctgcaaaagttgagtgtcgtgttcacacgtaagccaaaagtagcgcgctgcacactacttttcgtgctgcgcaacctgaGTGCAGCAAaggttgcaactggaggttgcgagactgttcacacacaaggcgctacttttgcagctgcagtcatgctgcaggtttctatctccgtgttgacttctcaatatacattttgtggttatgttcgcattattaagaaactcatgcaaaagcttacttatctattatttgcttttctgtcctaactagtattcagaaattggcattatttttactataaagcttttaaaaacgcctatatacttcaatgataaccaacagcatattcacgtaatcaatgttggcaacactCATGTTTGAAATtatgctacggaaaattaaaaaaatgaattatatcgtcagcaaaaatgctcagactgtgttgtgcatttaataactgttacaaataatttattttcatcacacctaacattaaaatatatccaaacaataaaagtatcattggcacatttgggtggcaacactcgTCACAATCGCAGCAagagtttcaacaaaaccgatatcaaaaatgctgcggctgcaaccctgagaaccctgttcacacgtcgctacttttaagctgcacgCAGCAAGAAAAAGTAGCGGACAGAAGGTTCGGCAgctgctacttttcgggttgcacagttgttcacacgtcgcagtacgagagttgcgcagttttttgtactgcagagctgcaaaagtagcgacgtgtgaccataccttaaTGCTGTATTTATAGAACTTTTAACATTCATCATTAAAATACTGGCGACTGAGGAGGATCCTGACATATGTTTGTGGAAGGGGCCTGTAATTCCTATGGGCGGTCCTGACATGATAGTGAAAGTGTTTAATGATAATGACTGATAGATTCATTACATAAAGAGGATGACATTTTTCAAGCcaacaaatgaaagaagaaactaACATATTATGGTTACTTCAAATAACAGATAAAAATAATCACTAAAATAACATAAGTGCATGTGgattaaatatattaatgtaacaatattgcaatataaaatataataaataaaatattaacaaaggaaaacaaaaaaggaAACTAACAGAATGCGAATGAACATGTTTCAGTGCAGCACACATCTCCTTTTCCACTTTGCATTGCATTTTATATCGTTGCACCTGTTGGAACTTGGACATAAACCTCAGGTACTCAAAATCTCTGGCTTCATAGGCTCTGACTGTCATGTATTCATTTGTCTCCAGGGTAAAAGGTTGTCCTGGCACTGTCCCTGATATGTGAGGTATTCCTGCAGGCAATGATGACGTAGTAGAAATATGGGAATCAGACAAAGATTCTGACAGATTCTCATCACTTGATGTTGGGCTGACTACTGATGGACTGGCTACCTCAGGTACCATAGGAACAAGATCTTCTTCAGTACTCTCAGGTGAACTTTTATATCGGAGGGCAGCAGCAAATTTTCGGTACCTAATGGAAGGAGAAAAACAGCATAAGAAattggtatattttaatttttcaattttcaaacagttggcagaaaaaaaaaaaacacacacacactctctctctcactcacacacttcactctctctctctctctctctctattctaGAGCTTTtcacataattaattttataaatcttTGGAGTTTAGATTATTCTTCCTTGTAGGTGCCTTAAGGATTACAATTAGGCTTAATGGAAATGTAAAATCTTGCTTGTATAATACTAAGGATTATTTTAAGAACTAACTATTTCAGATATAGTcatcatacatttatttaaatagaattacaAGTAACAATTGAATTACCAGTCTTCTTTTTCTCTATCTGTCCTTGCAAAGAAGTATAAGCAATTTTCCATTACTTCAGTTTTGTCAATATGGCAAAAAgtttcatcatcactatcatcaactGGCATATCTGTTGTACTCTGGAGGTCCTTCACTTCTGAAATTTGGTTATAAGTATCTGCactatcatcttcttcttcaggtgcttaaaggaaaacagaatacatTTTATACTCTTTGAAGAACAATGATATAAACATATCATGTCGGTActgacaaatttaaattaaacaaatatcaagtCATTCTGAAAATCTCAAATTCTGAGTAAGTTTGACAAGTCTATTTCCTCTCAAAGAAACAAGGATTAATCGTAAGTCAATgctactaagtgtaactaccagTATAGAGTGAAATATccaacttataatttttcagtagaTATGATTTGTGGGAATTCAGATTTCGATTCTTAATGAAAACACACATTTTTGGAATGCAATCTCTTTACACAGCCTgttctcttaaggggttaggtacagcttaagacttaaaaaaaatcaatttttcaaaataatttttgtttaatgcACAAATTATTCCAGTATTTTACTCAAAAAAGTCAATATCTgcaatagtttttgagttatgatttAAAAGGCAGGATGCTGCAACCTCAGGCCCTCCTGACAGTGGATAGCCCCACGCCCATTCCAatgaatgttattatttatttattttttttaagcaaTATTTCTCAAACTAGCTGATGAGCAAGAGTTTGGAGAATAAATTTCTCATACCGGCAGTCATCTTAGTAATGACTGCCTGTTTATAAACAAAAGAACTTAATTTTTAGTTTCAAGAAATTATATATGTACGTATCTAATGCTCtcgatttaacaatgaagtcattctCTTTTGTGGTTCCCAATATTTCAAGAAATTATAGTCTACATAAAAATGTTTAacactcatttcctgtaaattacattttttttcaagaaccGTTTCCctgataactaaaaaactatccaacattctgtgatgaaatttttgcgtgtatttatgcattcatagctattaaatgatgcaaaatcacttctctatcttggatggattttctgataaaaaaataaattcatttaaaaatgatcaaatatcagcatttgctttaacacaaaaaaaaattattaaggaatagtagttgaaagagcatgatattgcaaacatgagttccagcaataaaataaaagagagagaacatgaaaaagttgagaagtgtataagttatgagggaaacgcttcataacTGTAGACTGAATTGTCACgattttggattttgaaaaaattgataaatttttttaattgtaaaaatattttttcatatagcagagggacagtgttttacaactactaatttccattattgtacatgttATAGTActggagaaattttttttttaatatttccgaAATTTTACTGCTTgctaagctgtatctaaccccttaaagaacTGAAAGGATTTTGTtcattatacaataattattacaagtcaatttattatgattatcaaaCGTACAAATTATTCCtttcatattggagttaaatggcTTTAGCAaggaagggcagcactgctacttacagacctgttactaaatctacatattactctgtgaaaagatttattaaatctacatacttagacttcaacaaacaaaatttgataactcaatcccaagggaaaaaatggaactctctgcatcaaaatccacagttaattcccgatttaccacgaaaatcgtctgtagctgcatttagattggcaacaggccatgattgtttggccaaacacctgcatagaattggaatatatcagtcccctaactgcccattgtgcaactcaaaccaagaaatggattcggaacacctcaaaatctgtgcttcagtggctggtcatgataatatctttgaaaaatattggagtgcaagaggtcaaatgactttattgtcaaacgcctggcattagaaaacaacaacaacaaattattcCTTGAAAATAACGAGTTCTTAAACAAATAGATACGTATAATGTGCAATATACGAGTAACATGTTATGTTAATAAAAATGTTCACTCAGAAACTTTAAATCGCTGAGAATGTGGCTTTTGTTGCCAATGATTCAACAAAGAGAGAATTATAGCCTACACTACATACACGGACCATCATGAATGATGTTGTTGCCAATGCTCATGGAACATGGatttcctccattctcctatgGGCATACCAGTAATAATTTGTAATGAATGTAAATTTGATAAATAGTGCAGTAATGCCAACTTAACTGGCTCCTAGTCTCTTATAAGAGACGAATTTGTCAAATCTGTTAACACATCAATGCACCTTCGGATTTGAAAACTTACCAGCTTCAGATTTGGAATGCTGACTAGACTGATGTTCTGTTTCATCCAAGATTTCATCTGCTGTGGAATCAGTAACTTTAAAGGAATCTTCTTCATCTAGCTTCTCACGAGTCTCCACAATATCCTCAACTTTCACTTTTGAGTCACGGTTCAGAATAATACAAATTGGGTATTTTTTGCTCCACAGTCTGCATAAAGTTCATAAAGAAAAACATTCTTCAGGCTAATGCTTACACAGTAAATTCTAGGCATATCTTTATCAATGAAGCATATGTTTCGTACTTTGTAAGATATTatgtaactaaaaaaaataagttaatttaattatattaaattaactaatactaataatccACTAATATTCATAAGTTAGTACCCACAAAGTGAGTAATTCAACATAATTCGATTTTCAACTATGTATTTCAACATAAAATGTTATGTCACTCCCAATTCAGATATAAAACATACAGGACACAGAATGTAAAATTCTGAAAgtttgaatattttcatgatggcataatgaaatataaaaattttattcgTCATAGTATCAgtgtaactatttatttatttgttccctttGCGAGTGTTCTGAAGACGCAAACCATTACTCTTAAAATGCACAGCAATAAATGACCTGAGACTTagcaaaatagaaaataaatatttgaagatgAATGAGAAGATAGTTTTCATAAAACTAAGTGGATCGTTAAACattaacaagcaaaatattttaGGTTAATTTCTGATCAGTCAAAATTAGATGGGAAAAGAAGATAAAGGAACAATATGAAGACAGATTATAATGTGAGAGAATCTTCACTACACAAAAGCTATTAGTTAAGGAGTAACGATATTATTAATCTGTTAAATAGTTAAGTaaacaagcgaaacaaagaattagaatAATAACAGTAAAAGATTTAGGAACAGTAAAAACAGTAAACAGTAAGTTTATTATGATAACATACCGAACTAGAATTGTTCtttcagtgggttattttacgacactgtatcaacatctcaggttatttagcatctgaatagaagcgaaggtgataatgccggtgaaatgagtccggggtccagcaccgatagttacccagcatttgctcataatgggttgagagaaaaccccggaaaaattctcaaccaggtaacttgttccgaccgggattcgaacccgaaccacctggtttcgcggccagacacgctaaccattactccacaggcgtggacactaGAAAAGTACAGGCCCCAGCaccggggcgaatttttctcctctaataacaattgttaccataacagataaattctgtaggagcaaaaaattaatctttacgaagaacattaatttaaaatgtgaCTTTTAATACTGACAGAAGGAAGAAAGGATGATTCAATTAAATAACTAAAGACAGAGAATAAGAGAGTAGAAAAAGAATCATTTAAAGTGGAAGGGGAAAAATGTCTGAGATGGAAGACAGAAGGTAGAGGAAGTATCGAGAATTAGCATTAGAAGAGTTATATTAGTGGAAACATGCATAATGTTAatgttgttataattattattattattattattattattattattattattattattattattatattcgtgtTGTATTGTATAGTATGATATAGTAGATGCacagtattaaataatattaaactgttacTAGTTGAGTTAAGTTAAGAAGTTGTTCCgaataataatgaaatacattatatttgtatttgataTAGGAATGACTGATTTGAACTGGAATGCATCAAATTCGTCATGTCCATACAAGAttgatgagaaataaataataaactatttattataATCATAGTAATCAAAAGCAGTCATTGTTACCATTATAACATTTTAATCGTTGACCTTAATGTCATCATCCTTGTCACTGTCATTGCTGCCACCACCACATCATATTCTCATATACCATGGCAATGAAAATGACACTCTTAAATTTCAGGACTCCAGGAAAATGTGTTCAGAATGGCAATAACTACTCTCAACTAAGGACGACATTCTTAGTGTAAAACTGGTTATCAATATACAAGTATTTTACCTTTTTCTTGCCAATCCATCTGGCAGCAGCTTTAATgtacaattttctaaactataaaTGCGCTGATGGTAAAATTTTAGTTTATGTGTACGTTCATTCCACATGGCACGTTTAGGAATACGAAGTTTGGTATGAGAAATTCTAAGAGTTGTTCCATCTAGTCGGACATACACAGACTCTGTGTCACTTAAATGGTACGTTTCTGGATTATATTCATGACGATATTCGTTCATCCATCCCTATAACGAAGATATACGTTAAACAGAGATAGTAAACAGATTTCATTGTAACAAAATATCCAATTCAAACAAGTCCAGATATTAAATTCACGCCtacctttttttaaaataatttttgtatatagTTGGCATAATGTTTTgaggaattaattaatttcatgttcTAACAAAAATGTATAACTATCAAAAGTTAAATTATATGTGAATACAAATAGATACATATCTTGTTCAGTAACTTTCGTACAGATACTTTTACGGAATCTGTGTAAAAAGCTACAGAAATACCATTACATTCTTCTGAAAATACAATCTCATTAGTTCATATTAATACCACAATGTTGGAGACTTCAAAAAGGTTAAGTCTCAATTGATTAAAGAAACACTCAGTCGCACTTCTTACGTTGCAGACTGGCCAAGATTGCTCTGACGAATACGTATAAAGAATGACAATCACTGAGGACGAAGAGCAACAAGATTATTATGTCAGACACCATAtaaaactatcactgtctacacaATACTCCTAACAGGCTTTCAGGGACAAATTTACTTTTCAATTGGTTTTCACAGTTTGTACATGAAGAATTTTTTACTCTCAGCTTACTTTTCTTAGGACAAATCATGGTTTCACATAAGCTAACCTCAAAGTCACAGAATGATGGGAATCATTCGATAACCGTAAATTAATATCACTGATTCAGGTAGACAAGTTGCCATTTTGGTGAAGAataaatttatgattatttcCTATAAACTATTCAAGTCAGGAAATTTTCTATGCCTGTTCTTGGTAATAAGTCTGAAGACAGAATTAGAATAATAAGATGCCCTCTGTAACATGCGAGTATACCAGCTCTGAACCCACgccattttttatttatgtgctAATCTTAAGACATAGTGTCTGAGTGCAGTCTTCACAGATTTGGAGCTTTTTGTGGGGGGGAGAAGGGATTCTCTTAAAAAATTTGAATAGACCCAATTGTAGGAAAATCCCTTGATAGCAGTGATAATTCCTAGGAAAGTATCATACTGTAATGCTGCTATTCACTGAGAACTGTTCTGACTGAACTCCAGATGTCTAACTAAAATTGGCACAATGGCACAATACAGTGTACCATaggaaaacaatttatttaaacgTAGGAATTCTTTACCTACTTCCTAAATAAGACGTGACTAATGAGGTGTTGGATATATTAGTAAAGTGTAAGAAATTCCAATGCTCTTTGAAGTATggtacttattttaattttttcttgtgTGTTATGTTTTCAATTTTCACTTTTGAAGTTGTAGTATTGAGTACTGAAGCTCTAAAACAGGTAACGAGAAACTGTGATATAGACTCATCTCTAATTGAAAAGGAAAGCAGCAAAAACGTTGCAATAgccaaatcaaaattttacaagaatagaaaaagaaataattgatgCATAGCACTGTAACATTTTCCCACAACCTCCGAGGGTCTACAGCCTAAATTGAAGGTTCTACTTTCGTTTTCAACCAACAGAATTcactaaaatataaaagaaagtaCGTGCAAACGtgtttatattaaaacattgcAAGAGGAAAGAAAACGTTCTTTGCAAAGTTTTTCTGCTTAGCTATTCAATTAtagagtattatattatattatattatattatattatattatatatattatactaaAATAATACAGATATAAATTACATACTTGATATTTATTGATGTGGTGGTATTCTTTGACTTTCGGTACTTCCAGGATTGGCATACTCGAGTAATCTGGAATTCTGAACTCTGTACCCATTTGAAGGATCCCGTCATCAGGCACATTTGAATCAGATGGTGCAGTGAGacgtgtaattttaaaatatatggcacCAATACCAACGGAAAGAGCAATTCCACTTAGGAAACCTGATATGTAGGGTGAGAGTGGGATCAGACAGTAAATAATAATTGCTAAAATTGGAAGGAGTTTTACACTGTAGCGTTTAAGTTTGGACATTATGGATCTCCTCCTTTCACGTCTAGGTGGAAGTGGAGGGTATGTTACAGGATGGGGTTGTCGATAATCTGTAGTAGGCAGATTAGGATCTTCTTCCTCAATCATGTCCAAGTTCATTTCCTCGTTAACTTCCACACCAGACTCTACTTCCTCCTCAATGTAAGATTTACCTTCATCATATACTGTATCTGAATCAAAACCACTCAGTCCTTTGCCATTTTTTCGGTATCGCAGTTGATACGACGAGACATCCATAATTACTTTCCTACCCCTCCGAGGTGTAGTAGGTACAGACAGATTACCACCCGTATCTTGTGAACCTGATGTACTAGCAGTTTCTAAAGAATTTGatacattgtcatcatcatcccGTTTACTAGTTTCTTGGGACACTAGCACCTTTCTGGGCGAACCTTCTTcaactttttcctttttctttattgattttgaatCCAAACCTTTATTGGAGCTTTCTGAAATATCTTCGGAATCACTGTTAATGCTCGAATCATCTTTGCTACTACCACCTCCAAGTCTACCTCCCCTTATACTTGGTCCACCCGAAAATGCTAATGAACTAGACCTTCtgtcatttttcatttcactAAATTTCTCTTCAACTGTCTTGGCAATTTTTCCTCTGAGTTCATGAAAAATTCTCCATGTATCACTACTAGAAGCAGGTGATCCTCCATCAATCATCCCAGCATCGACACTAGTTGATCTCTTGCCAAAACCTTTCAAATATTCTTTCATGGGTGAAGGATCCCGTGAATGGATGGTGCTCGGTGTAGCTGAAGAGCTTGTAGCTGAAGCAGTGGTTGCTGCTGCCACTTGTGTGCCTCCTGCAGAACTACTTGATTCTTCCTCTGAAGGCATAAAAAtgaacattattttcaaaatgcaaatgaaaatattttagagCCAGATTTTCTGAATAACTTGTGATGAAGATCTAATGATGTGACTGATGTCATTCtaatattgaaagtaaaatgcagtatttttttttttttaatccaatgccaccaggttgtcttttcgacatttctggtcttctctcctggccatggcttagttgtaacccacttctgaggttggggcgcctggaaggcggagttacattaccccgatgatgtgataggatgattatgataatgtggtgccagaagaggtcttaaatctaaacttaacctaaatttcagacaggaataatcccctttaaggaaaaattcctgtgctctaaccgggaatcgaacccgggacctcatgaactatagccagaagctctgaccactagaccatgagtaaaatgcagtataaaataatagttattaGGGTGGTACGACAGGACTCCCTTAATAAGAGCCCATCCTAGTTCTAGATCCCAATAGCTAGCAGATACTCCAGGAGAGTTGTGTGCAGATTGGAACTCTTAAGGAAACCTTTCTAAGgtgcagaaaaaaataaatagtacattaaGGTTAATAAACTGAGGCTGTATAatcaatatttcaaaatattttgtattgaattGCTTCATGTAAAGAAGCTGTGATTCTCTCACACTCAAGagtaacaatatttacattaacATCTACTATATCCCCGAAAAGCCATAAAATCTTAAGActgttgaaaaattattttacatctaGCGTTAAATAAGTATTGGCAATATAACCACAACATCACAtacagaggaaatgctgtataggtgggaaccccaccaGTTCTACCCTTTCGGGCTGCCAACCCGTTGGGCAGTAATTTCAtaattgctttcaagtctcacaataagcctcggataatatctctcggtcgtccaaagatgcgctggattgaaaattcaactgtgagatcataACAGAGATGTGGCTT harbors:
- the LOC138701878 gene encoding testis-expressed protein 2 isoform X3, which codes for MSGRKSSSGKITLGMLKGKTITTSVPTFAFRFHAEDEELEEIYPSADETDEEADKQEEESSSSAGGTQVAAATTASATSSSATPSTIHSRDPSPMKEYLKGFGKRSTSVDAGMIDGGSPASSSDTWRIFHELRGKIAKTVEEKFSEMKNDRRSSSLAFSGGPSIRGGRLGGGSSKDDSSINSDSEDISESSNKGLDSKSIKKKEKVEEGSPRKVLVSQETSKRDDDDNVSNSLETASTSGSQDTGGNLSVPTTPRRGRKVIMDVSSYQLRYRKNGKGLSGFDSDTVYDEGKSYIEEEVESGVEVNEEMNLDMIEEEDPNLPTTDYRQPHPVTYPPLPPRRERRRSIMSKLKRYSVKLLPILAIIIYCLIPLSPYISGFLSGIALSVGIGAIYFKITRLTAPSDSNVPDDGILQMGTEFRIPDYSSMPILEVPKVKEYHHINKYQGWMNEYRHEYNPETYHLSDTESVYVRLDGTTLRISHTKLRIPKRAMWNERTHKLKFYHQRIYSLENCTLKLLPDGLARKRLWSKKYPICIILNRDSKVKVEDIVETREKLDEEDSFKVTDSTADEILDETEHQSSQHSKSEAAPEEEDDSADTYNQISEVKDLQSTTDMPVDDSDDETFCHIDKTEVMENCLYFFARTDREKEDWYRKFAAALRYKSSPESTEEDLVPMVPEVASPSVVSPTSSDENLSESLSDSHISTTSSLPAGIPHISGTVPGQPFTLETNEYMTVRAYEARDFEYLRFMSKFQQAPPKTEAAKKKQEKMEAEIEAEVDKLVDADVLWINAMVGRVLFDVLKNPYWVQKIQERLQRKLSIIKLPYIIEDLLITDLDLGHNLPMAHRASHPVVDERGLWVDLDITYEGTICFTLETKLNLMKLKEMGSETAAQQAAAEKEEIPLGDKSKSPMYDSDMDDSAESSDDEEDDGKSTSGEEKGPPPPSAGKKLIKVVNKIASSKYFQQATKYKYVQKAMEGVSNTRLMLTVEVNALVGTLAVNIPPPPSDRIWYGFRGNPRLWLQARPKLGERQVNIVQVTSWIEKQLCQEFQKKFVLPNMDDIVIPPMTSQLPD